Proteins from one Ipomoea triloba cultivar NCNSP0323 chromosome 1, ASM357664v1 genomic window:
- the LOC116015839 gene encoding mediator of RNA polymerase II transcription subunit 19a-like isoform X2, whose translation MDPEGRKFGRGPRELGGSIDLLNYYKLERHHEFFCKRSLPSSISKTQYLQNVVGETEIRKGEGMELDQLFQKSTSVGCRHKPLHPFQLDVLMDAFQLREATSTDLPYTKKRASDGSNLKGEGREEKKHKKHKHKNRESKKDKHKNIETKMGSNMQSHPRFDASRDKDKEYKRTGDHSFGSDHFLKQQRVSKISTFLPL comes from the exons GGCCGAGAGAGCTTGGAGGTTCAATTGATcttctaaattattataaacttgaGCGGCATCATGAATTTTTCTGCAAGAGGTCACTACCATCGTCAATTTCCAAGACTCAGTACCTTCAGAATGTTGTAGGAGAGACAGAAATTAGGAAAGGAGAAGGAATGGAACTTGATCAGCTGTTCCAAAAGTCCACTAGTGTGGGATGCAGACACAAACCGCTGCATCCTTTTCAGTTGGATGTTCTCATGGATGCTTTTCAGCTGCGAGAAGCAACTTCTACCGATTTGCCTTAT ACAAAGAAAAGGGCTTCTGATGGGTCAAACTTGAAAGGTGAAGGCAGGGAAGAGAAGAAAcataaaaaacacaaacacaaaaataGGGAGTCAAAAAAGGACAAACACAAGAATATAGAGACAAAAATGGGTTCTAACATGCAGTCTCATCCCCGCTTTGATGCTAGCAGGGACAAAGATAAAGAGTATAAGAGAACAGGGGATCATAGTTTTGGTTCTGACCACTTCTTGAAACAACAAAGGGTGTCAAAAATTTCTACTTTCTTGCCATTATAG